A DNA window from Carnobacterium funditum DSM 5970 contains the following coding sequences:
- the rpsF gene encoding 30S ribosomal protein S6, whose protein sequence is MSQTTKYEILYIIRPNIEEAEKATLIERFDTILKDNGAEITESKDWSKRRLAYEIKKFHEGIYHIVKLSATDAAAINEFDRLAKINDGILRHMITKVEA, encoded by the coding sequence ATGAGCCAAACAACAAAATACGAAATTTTATACATTATTCGTCCAAACATTGAAGAAGCTGAAAAAGCAACTTTAATCGAACGTTTCGATACTATTTTAAAAGATAATGGTGCTGAAATCACTGAATCTAAAGACTGGTCTAAACGCCGTTTAGCTTACGAAATTAAAAAATTCCACGAAGGAATTTACCATATCGTAAAACTATCAGCAACAGATGCAGCAGCAATCAATGAATTCGATCGTCTAGCTAAAATCAATGATGGTATTTTACGTCATATGATTACTAAAGTAGAAGCTTAA
- a CDS encoding adenylosuccinate synthase has product MSSVVVVGTQWGDEGKGKITDFLSENAEIIARYQGGDNAGHTIKFNEKTYKLHLIPSGIFASKKISVIGNGVVINPKALITELAYLHENGISTENLRISDRAHVILPYHIQLDQLQEDSKGEQKIGTTIKGIGPAYMDKAARVGIRIADLLDKEIFEERLRSNLEEKNQLFTKIFDSKPIEFSDIFEEYYQYGQEIKKYICDTSVILNEALDANKRVLFEGAQGVMLDIDQGTYPFVTSSNPVAGGVTIGSGVGPSKIDKVVGVCKAYTSRVGDGPFPTELHDEIGERIRDIGKEYGTTTGRPRRIGWLDIVVMRHSKRVSGITNLSLNSIDVLSGLETIKICTAYERNGEHILHYPASLKELAECKPIYEELPGWSEDITNCKTLEELPVHAQNYIQRVSELVGVSILTFSVGPDRDQTNVLEDIWSQL; this is encoded by the coding sequence ATGTCTTCAGTAGTAGTAGTTGGCACGCAATGGGGCGACGAAGGAAAAGGTAAAATTACAGATTTTTTGAGTGAAAATGCAGAAATTATTGCACGGTATCAAGGAGGCGATAATGCGGGACATACAATTAAATTTAATGAAAAAACATACAAACTACATTTAATTCCATCCGGTATATTTGCTTCTAAAAAAATAAGTGTCATTGGAAATGGTGTAGTAATCAATCCTAAAGCTCTTATTACAGAACTCGCTTATTTACATGAGAACGGTATAAGCACAGAAAATCTACGTATTTCTGACCGAGCACATGTTATATTACCTTATCATATTCAACTAGATCAATTACAAGAAGATTCAAAAGGCGAGCAGAAAATTGGAACGACGATTAAAGGAATTGGACCTGCTTATATGGATAAAGCTGCCAGGGTGGGGATAAGAATTGCGGATTTACTAGATAAAGAAATTTTTGAAGAACGCTTGCGCAGTAATTTAGAAGAAAAAAATCAATTATTTACAAAAATATTCGATTCAAAACCAATTGAATTTTCAGATATTTTTGAAGAATATTATCAATATGGTCAAGAAATAAAAAAATATATATGTGATACTTCAGTTATTTTAAATGAAGCATTGGATGCTAATAAACGGGTGTTATTTGAAGGTGCTCAAGGAGTTATGCTGGATATCGATCAAGGAACGTATCCGTTTGTAACATCTTCTAATCCTGTTGCAGGGGGGGTAACCATAGGAAGCGGTGTGGGTCCCTCTAAGATAGATAAAGTGGTAGGAGTATGTAAAGCTTATACTTCTCGTGTTGGAGATGGCCCTTTTCCAACTGAATTACATGATGAAATAGGTGAACGTATTCGCGATATTGGAAAAGAGTATGGAACGACAACAGGACGTCCACGTCGGATTGGATGGCTTGATATAGTAGTTATGCGCCATTCTAAACGAGTTTCAGGAATTACTAATCTTTCACTAAATTCAATTGATGTTTTGAGCGGATTAGAGACAATCAAAATATGTACGGCTTATGAACGAAATGGGGAGCATATTCTGCATTATCCAGCAAGTTTGAAAGAATTAGCAGAATGTAAACCAATTTATGAAGAACTACCAGGCTGGAGTGAAGATATTACTAATTGTAAAACATTAGAAGAATTGCCTGTTCATGCACAGAATTATATTCAACGTGTCTCTGAATTAGTTGGAGTATCCATCTTAACTTTTTCAGTAGGTCCAGATCGGGATCAAACTAATGTTTTAGAAGATATTTGGTCACAACTCTAA
- the yycF gene encoding response regulator YycF: MKKILVVDDEKPISDIVKFNLQKEGYEVFTAYDGEEALEQVKEVGPDLIILDLMLPKIDGLEVCREIRKTHDMPIIMVTAKDSEIDKVLGLELGADDYVTKPFSNRELVARVKANLRRHSNAKAVVVEEEETNDIEVGALTVHPDAYIVSKRGETIELTHREFELLHYLAKHLGQVMTREHLLQTVWGYDYFGDVRTVDVTVRRLREKIEDSPSHPTWLVTRRGVGYYLRNPEQE; this comes from the coding sequence ATGAAGAAAATTTTAGTAGTTGACGATGAAAAGCCAATCTCAGATATTGTAAAATTTAATTTACAAAAAGAAGGCTATGAAGTCTTTACAGCTTATGATGGTGAAGAAGCATTAGAACAAGTCAAAGAAGTTGGGCCAGACTTAATTATCTTAGATTTGATGTTGCCTAAAATTGACGGTCTAGAAGTTTGCCGTGAAATAAGAAAAACTCATGATATGCCTATCATTATGGTAACAGCAAAAGACTCAGAAATTGATAAAGTTCTTGGATTGGAATTGGGTGCAGATGATTATGTTACGAAACCATTTTCAAATCGTGAGCTAGTTGCGCGTGTGAAGGCAAATTTGAGACGACACAGTAATGCAAAAGCTGTCGTTGTTGAAGAGGAAGAAACAAACGATATTGAAGTCGGAGCGCTAACAGTACACCCAGATGCATATATTGTTTCAAAAAGAGGAGAAACAATTGAACTAACTCATCGAGAATTTGAATTGTTGCATTATTTAGCTAAACACCTAGGTCAGGTGATGACAAGAGAACATTTATTACAAACGGTTTGGGGATATGACTATTTTGGTGATGTCCGGACTGTTGATGTAACGGTAAGAAGACTAAGAGAAAAAATTGAAGATAGCCCAAGTCATCCAACTTGGCTAGTCACTAGGCGTGGGGTTGGGTATTATTTAAGAAATCCCGAACAGGAGTAG
- a CDS encoding DUF948 domain-containing protein yields the protein MSGGLIALIIAILALIVLIIFGLIIFKKVSHLMREIDKTTIVAQDKIDFFTKDTDAIRSKIDLITQRVNGMSLEINEKMKKLDYFSEMTADFQNALDELKKSGKNLFSQFFSFSAKKSNQSIPSITILKRTAEKVLKKQKMA from the coding sequence ATGTCTGGTGGACTTATAGCCCTAATCATCGCTATTTTAGCTTTAATCGTCTTAATCATATTTGGCTTGATTATCTTTAAAAAAGTTTCTCATTTGATGAGAGAAATTGACAAAACAACTATTGTTGCTCAAGATAAAATAGATTTTTTTACTAAAGATACAGATGCTATTAGATCTAAAATAGATTTAATAACACAAAGAGTAAATGGAATGTCTCTAGAAATAAATGAAAAAATGAAGAAACTTGATTATTTTTCTGAGATGACAGCCGATTTTCAAAATGCTTTAGATGAATTAAAAAAATCTGGTAAAAATTTATTCTCACAGTTTTTTAGTTTTTCAGCTAAAAAATCCAATCAAAGCATACCTTCTATTACTATTTTAAAAAGAACGGCTGAAAAGGTATTAAAAAAACAAAAGATGGCTTAA
- the rpsR gene encoding 30S ribosomal protein S18 translates to MAIQRRGGRKRRKVDYIAANHIEHIDFKDLDLLKRFISERGKILPRRVSGTSAKNQRKITVAIKRARIMGLLPFVTAE, encoded by the coding sequence ATGGCTATCCAACGTAGAGGCGGACGCAAGCGCCGTAAAGTTGATTATATTGCAGCTAACCACATTGAACATATCGATTTTAAAGATTTAGATTTGTTAAAACGATTTATCTCTGAAAGAGGTAAAATTTTACCTCGTCGTGTTAGTGGCACATCAGCAAAAAACCAACGTAAAATAACGGTCGCAATCAAACGTGCACGTATTATGGGATTATTACCATTCGTCACAGCTGAATAA
- a CDS encoding alpha-amylase: protein MKNGVMMQYFEWFIADDGKHWQLLKEDAKHLSEIGVTSVWIPPCFKATGTTDVGYGIYDLYDLGEFKQKGVIRTKYGTKEELQLAIDELHKYNIQVYADIVLNHKAGADETEKFLAIEVDPDDRNKPVSEAYEIEGWTKFTYPGRQNNYSEFKWSWEHFTGIDFNQANGKKAIYRIEGKDKGWADDDKVNDENGNYDYLMYADIDYNHPDVIEETKNWAEWFIKETGVDGFRLDAIKHINEDFIFDLIKKMRDKFGKQFFIVGEYWGNTYGEMEEYLKEGEFEFDLVDVSLHTNFEQASKTGDKYDLRQLFDETLMQKNDSHSVTFVDNHDSQPGQSLESFVEPWFKPMAYGSILLREKGYPCLFYGDYYGIQGDNPIEPQREIIDLLLHIRSNYAYGEQVDYLDHSNCIGWTRFGNEDYPDGCAVVLSNAEKGYKDMYMGKEQSGEQFTDYLKNSQELVTIDENGWGRFLVKAGSISVWIKQGV, encoded by the coding sequence ATGAAAAATGGTGTTATGATGCAATACTTTGAATGGTTTATAGCCGATGATGGCAAACATTGGCAACTTTTGAAAGAAGATGCAAAGCATTTGAGTGAAATCGGAGTAACAAGTGTCTGGATTCCACCTTGTTTTAAAGCTACAGGTACAACAGATGTTGGCTATGGTATTTATGATCTGTATGACCTCGGAGAATTTAAACAAAAAGGTGTTATTCGAACTAAATATGGAACAAAAGAAGAATTACAGTTAGCTATAGATGAGTTGCACAAATACAATATTCAAGTTTATGCAGATATTGTATTGAATCATAAAGCTGGAGCAGATGAAACAGAAAAATTTTTGGCTATTGAAGTAGATCCTGATGATCGCAATAAACCAGTTAGTGAGGCTTATGAAATTGAAGGGTGGACTAAATTTACCTATCCTGGCAGACAAAACAACTACTCAGAATTTAAATGGTCATGGGAACACTTTACAGGAATTGATTTCAACCAAGCTAATGGTAAGAAAGCTATCTATCGTATTGAAGGAAAAGATAAGGGATGGGCAGATGATGATAAGGTAAATGATGAAAATGGAAACTACGATTATTTGATGTATGCGGATATCGATTATAATCATCCAGATGTAATTGAAGAAACAAAAAATTGGGCAGAATGGTTTATTAAAGAGACTGGAGTCGATGGTTTTAGATTAGATGCAATTAAACACATCAATGAAGATTTTATATTTGACTTAATCAAAAAAATGCGTGATAAATTCGGGAAACAATTTTTCATAGTTGGGGAATATTGGGGGAATACTTACGGCGAGATGGAAGAATATTTAAAAGAAGGAGAATTTGAGTTCGATTTAGTTGATGTAAGTTTGCATACAAATTTTGAACAAGCATCAAAAACAGGAGACAAGTATGATTTACGCCAACTATTTGATGAAACGCTAATGCAAAAAAATGATTCTCATTCGGTTACGTTCGTTGATAATCATGATTCCCAACCCGGTCAATCATTAGAATCATTTGTTGAACCTTGGTTTAAACCGATGGCTTATGGCTCAATTTTATTACGAGAAAAAGGTTATCCTTGCCTCTTCTATGGTGACTATTATGGTATTCAAGGAGACAACCCAATAGAACCCCAAAGAGAGATAATTGATTTGCTCCTTCATATTCGATCTAACTATGCCTATGGAGAGCAAGTCGATTATCTGGACCATTCTAATTGTATTGGTTGGACTCGATTCGGTAATGAAGATTACCCAGATGGATGTGCAGTTGTACTGTCTAATGCAGAAAAAGGGTATAAAGATATGTATATGGGTAAGGAGCAATCTGGAGAGCAATTTACGGATTATCTGAAAAATAGTCAAGAATTAGTGACGATTGATGAGAATGGGTGGGGACGCTTTTTAGTTAAAGCTGGTTCAATATCTGTATGGATAAAGCAAGGCGTTTAA
- a CDS encoding YtxH domain-containing protein — protein MSKNNFMGTLFVGAAAAFTALLFAPKSGRELRSDLKEEALSMKKQAMEKVNELADEVKVAYQEVEEEINYDNQDLAETIESIEDDLNAKATFSDDSNIKLDPMNIPNETDHMNPEYPPLEDLDSQNDLEINDRREKI, from the coding sequence ATGTCAAAAAATAATTTTATGGGTACCTTATTTGTCGGAGCAGCAGCAGCTTTTACAGCTTTACTATTTGCTCCAAAATCTGGTCGAGAATTACGTAGTGATTTAAAAGAAGAAGCACTATCTATGAAGAAACAAGCAATGGAAAAAGTAAATGAGCTAGCCGATGAAGTAAAAGTAGCTTACCAAGAGGTTGAAGAAGAAATTAATTACGATAACCAAGACTTAGCTGAAACCATTGAAAGTATTGAAGACGATTTGAATGCAAAGGCTACTTTTTCAGATGACTCGAATATTAAACTAGACCCAATGAATATTCCAAATGAAACGGATCATATGAATCCAGAGTATCCACCATTGGAAGATTTAGATTCTCAAAATGATTTGGAAATCAATGATCGTCGTGAAAAAATTTAA
- a CDS encoding general stress protein, with protein MVKGVYTNAQETLDEINKLKAEGYMANEITVVTAQGKNTELKDLESANISTADVTKENQDSESIWEKIKDMFTVDHYKKGHPADNPLAEYGVPDGVANDLNYKKELEDGKILIIIDDKKELHNDSTTNDSLL; from the coding sequence ATGGTAAAAGGTGTCTATACTAACGCGCAGGAAACACTCGACGAAATCAATAAACTTAAAGCAGAAGGATATATGGCAAATGAAATTACTGTTGTAACTGCTCAAGGTAAAAACACAGAGCTAAAAGATTTAGAGTCCGCCAACATCTCGACAGCAGATGTGACTAAAGAAAATCAGGATAGTGAATCAATTTGGGAGAAAATCAAAGATATGTTCACTGTTGATCACTATAAAAAAGGTCATCCTGCCGATAATCCTTTGGCAGAATACGGCGTACCAGATGGTGTTGCTAACGATTTAAACTATAAAAAAGAGCTAGAAGATGGAAAAATTTTAATTATTATAGATGATAAAAAAGAACTGCACAATGATTCAACAACAAACGATTCATTGCTTTAA
- the ssb gene encoding single-stranded DNA-binding protein yields the protein MINNVVLVGRLTKDADLRYTSNGAAVASFTVAVNRQFTNQKGEREADFINCVAWRKTAETLANFTRKGSLIGVEGRIQTRSYDNQQGQRVYVTEVVVDNFSMLESKSANDQRRGSDDTGSTSKTHQQSSTNQTQNNYSQKAAPQNQKSQYPDFGNSDPFEKSSQPIDISDDDLPF from the coding sequence GTGATTAATAATGTTGTTTTAGTTGGAAGATTAACTAAAGATGCGGATTTGAGATACACTTCAAATGGTGCAGCTGTTGCATCGTTTACTGTAGCGGTAAACAGACAGTTTACAAACCAAAAAGGTGAAAGAGAAGCAGATTTCATTAACTGTGTAGCTTGGAGAAAGACGGCTGAAACATTGGCTAACTTTACTCGTAAGGGATCATTGATTGGTGTGGAGGGACGTATTCAAACACGTTCTTATGATAACCAACAAGGACAGCGTGTTTACGTTACTGAAGTAGTAGTTGATAATTTTTCAATGTTGGAATCTAAATCTGCTAACGACCAACGTCGAGGTTCAGATGATACAGGTAGCACATCGAAAACACATCAGCAAAGTTCAACTAATCAAACACAAAATAATTATTCGCAAAAAGCAGCTCCTCAAAATCAAAAATCACAATATCCTGATTTTGGAAACTCTGATCCATTTGAGAAGAGTAGCCAACCGATTGATATTTCAGATGATGATTTACCGTTCTAA
- the dnaB gene encoding replicative DNA helicase, translated as MANETFQDRLPPQSIEAEQAVLGSVFLDPDTVVGALEFIEAKDFYRRGHQLIFQTMLDLNNNNEAIDIVTITNALESKNQLEDVGGMSYLAELAMIVPTAANMEHYAKIVEQKSILRNLIRTATGIVTKGYDEGDELASILDEAERSILEVSEKRSRSGFLSISEVLNTSIARIDELYQNDEEITGLPTGYKALDKMTAGLQKEELIILAARPAVGKTAFALNIAQNIGTKTDKTVAIFSLEMGAESLVNRMLCAEGSIDASNLRTGNLSEEEWQNLIVAMGSLSKASIYIDDTPGIRVAEIRAKCRRLKQEKGELGLILIDYLQLIEGTGRESRQQEVSEISRQLKKLAKELDVPVMALSQLSRGVEQRQDKRPVLSDIRESGSIEQDADIVAFLYRDDYYDREEGDEDEEKDMAGQENIIEVIIEKNRSGARGTVKLLFIKEYNKFSSLSYFPEDIPQR; from the coding sequence TTGGCAAATGAAACTTTTCAGGATCGCTTACCACCTCAGAGTATCGAAGCTGAACAAGCTGTATTAGGCTCTGTTTTCTTAGACCCTGATACGGTTGTAGGGGCATTAGAATTTATTGAAGCAAAAGATTTCTACCGACGTGGACACCAACTTATTTTTCAAACAATGTTGGATCTAAATAATAATAATGAAGCTATTGATATTGTGACCATAACGAATGCGTTGGAATCCAAAAATCAATTGGAAGATGTTGGTGGGATGTCTTATCTAGCTGAACTAGCGATGATTGTTCCGACTGCTGCTAATATGGAACACTATGCTAAGATTGTTGAGCAGAAATCTATTTTAAGAAATTTGATTCGAACGGCTACAGGAATTGTTACAAAGGGATATGACGAAGGAGACGAGCTTGCATCAATTTTAGATGAAGCAGAGCGCAGTATACTAGAAGTTTCTGAAAAACGTAGTAGAAGTGGTTTTTTGTCTATCTCAGAAGTGTTGAACACCTCGATTGCACGAATTGATGAATTGTATCAAAATGATGAAGAAATTACAGGGTTGCCGACGGGATATAAAGCTTTGGATAAGATGACAGCGGGTCTTCAAAAAGAAGAGCTTATTATCTTAGCTGCTAGACCTGCAGTTGGTAAAACAGCCTTTGCTTTAAATATTGCTCAAAATATTGGAACAAAGACAGATAAAACAGTAGCTATATTTAGTTTAGAAATGGGAGCAGAATCACTAGTAAATCGAATGCTTTGTGCTGAAGGTAGTATTGATGCTAGTAATTTGCGTACAGGGAATCTCTCTGAGGAAGAATGGCAAAATTTAATCGTTGCTATGGGTAGTTTATCTAAAGCGAGTATTTATATAGATGATACACCTGGAATTAGAGTTGCTGAAATTAGAGCCAAATGTCGCCGTTTGAAACAAGAAAAAGGCGAATTAGGTCTAATATTAATTGACTATTTACAGTTGATAGAAGGAACTGGAAGAGAGAGTCGCCAACAAGAAGTTTCTGAAATTTCGCGACAATTAAAAAAATTAGCTAAAGAATTGGACGTACCTGTGATGGCCTTATCTCAGTTATCACGTGGCGTAGAACAACGACAAGATAAACGTCCAGTATTAAGTGATATCCGTGAGTCGGGTTCTATCGAGCAAGATGCTGACATTGTTGCTTTTCTTTATCGAGATGATTATTATGATCGTGAAGAAGGCGATGAAGACGAAGAAAAAGATATGGCTGGGCAAGAAAACATCATAGAAGTCATTATTGAGAAAAATAGAAGTGGTGCACGTGGCACAGTTAAGCTCTTGTTTATTAAGGAATACAATAAATTTTCATCATTATCCTATTTCCCAGAAGATATACCTCAAAGATAA
- the rplI gene encoding 50S ribosomal protein L9 gives MKVILLKDVKGKGKKGEVKNVADGYAHNFLIKNGLAKEATTGSLSELKGKIHAEEKQQAEIKQEAQEIKELLEKESNAIVIKSKAAEDGRLFGSITTKQISAATQKQLGIKLDKRKIELNVPIRTVTSMKLDVKVHPEVIATMTVNILAE, from the coding sequence ATGAAAGTTATTTTATTAAAAGATGTAAAAGGTAAAGGAAAAAAAGGGGAAGTTAAAAATGTAGCTGATGGATATGCACATAACTTCTTAATCAAAAATGGTTTAGCTAAAGAAGCAACCACAGGTAGTTTGAGTGAACTAAAAGGTAAAATACATGCTGAAGAAAAACAACAAGCAGAAATTAAACAAGAAGCACAAGAGATAAAAGAATTGTTAGAAAAAGAATCAAATGCGATAGTTATTAAATCCAAAGCAGCTGAAGATGGTCGGTTATTTGGTTCAATCACGACCAAACAAATTTCGGCAGCGACTCAGAAACAATTAGGTATAAAATTAGATAAACGTAAAATTGAATTAAACGTACCAATTCGTACCGTTACTTCAATGAAACTAGATGTCAAAGTTCATCCTGAAGTAATTGCTACAATGACAGTAAATATTTTGGCTGAATAA
- a CDS encoding PTS sugar transporter subunit IIA yields MLSKKSEQGNNAEEIIKMELYAVTDGEIISIEDVKDPVFSEKMMGDGFAVEPTSDSVLAPVSGRLFQVADALHAYGIITDKGIEVLVHIGLDTVTLGAKGFKSSLKVGMLIKRGEPLATVDFDYLIEQDRKLTISVVIINGCSDLYHYELNQEAHAIAGKTIALTVLKKTDR; encoded by the coding sequence ATGTTATCAAAAAAATCAGAACAAGGAAATAATGCAGAAGAGATTATAAAGATGGAATTGTACGCTGTAACAGATGGTGAAATTATTTCAATTGAAGATGTAAAAGACCCGGTGTTCTCAGAGAAAATGATGGGTGATGGTTTTGCAGTAGAGCCGACATCAGATAGTGTACTTGCACCTGTGAGCGGAAGATTGTTTCAAGTTGCAGACGCTTTACACGCATACGGTATTATTACGGATAAAGGTATTGAAGTATTGGTTCACATTGGTTTGGATACAGTGACCTTAGGAGCCAAAGGATTTAAAAGCTCTTTAAAAGTTGGTATGCTAATTAAACGTGGGGAGCCTTTAGCCACTGTAGATTTTGATTACTTAATCGAACAAGATAGAAAGCTGACGATATCAGTAGTGATCATCAATGGCTGCAGTGACTTGTATCATTATGAATTAAATCAAGAAGCACATGCAATAGCCGGCAAAACAATTGCGTTAACAGTTTTAAAAAAAACTGACAGATAA